One genomic region from Rhizomicrobium palustre encodes:
- a CDS encoding class I SAM-dependent methyltransferase yields the protein MQDHQASRTALGVAYIRAAHQILDSHPLLFADPVAVRFLGPDTADAIHGMIARHQHPRGRGLRSHVCLRARFAEDMLAEEAANGATTYVLVGAGFDTFAFRQPHFAKGMRIVEIDHPATQAAKRQMIAAAELTVPENLRFAAADFTREGLGDVLGRLGIDPNEGVYFSWLGVSMYLTEADIDKSLEAMAKVSTRASITLTFRQPPDPSMPAEKEIADVVAAMGEPFISAFSEEAMAEKLKQKGFAQQNFLDPENAATRYYAEQRDLPPPRRTTIVHAAR from the coding sequence ATGCAAGACCACCAAGCCAGCCGGACGGCCCTGGGCGTGGCCTATATCCGGGCCGCACACCAGATTCTGGACAGCCATCCCTTGCTCTTCGCCGATCCCGTGGCTGTGCGCTTCTTGGGGCCGGACACGGCGGACGCCATCCATGGCATGATTGCGCGTCATCAGCATCCGCGTGGCCGCGGGCTTAGAAGCCATGTCTGCCTGCGCGCGCGTTTCGCCGAGGATATGCTGGCTGAGGAAGCCGCCAATGGCGCCACCACCTATGTATTGGTGGGTGCAGGCTTCGACACATTCGCGTTTCGTCAACCGCATTTTGCCAAAGGCATGCGGATTGTGGAGATCGATCACCCCGCCACCCAGGCGGCCAAACGACAGATGATTGCCGCTGCCGAGCTCACCGTTCCGGAAAACTTACGCTTTGCTGCCGCCGATTTCACTCGCGAAGGTCTCGGCGATGTTTTGGGACGGCTTGGAATTGACCCGAACGAAGGCGTTTACTTCTCCTGGCTCGGCGTCTCCATGTATTTGACCGAGGCCGATATCGACAAAAGCCTCGAAGCCATGGCGAAGGTTTCAACGCGCGCCAGTATCACCCTCACTTTCCGCCAGCCGCCCGATCCTTCGATGCCGGCCGAAAAGGAAATCGCAGATGTGGTGGCCGCGATGGGCGAGCCCTTCATCAGTGCCTTCAGCGAAGAGGCGATGGCGGAAAAGCTTAAGCAAAAGGGCTTTGCGCAGCAGAATTTCCTCGATCCGGAAAACGCGGCCACGCGCTATTACGCCGAGCAGCGCGATCTTCCGCCGCCGCGGCGCACCACCATCGTGCACGCCGCACGTTAA
- a CDS encoding AI-2E family transporter, which translates to MTDSDYEAPHGSIPHKPSADAVFVRRALLGGLVVGLLLALWQVSLVLILTFGGIVVAVALRNLAGPLGRWLKVPDRVALLITVLDVSFIALGFFYFFGAMAAHQFSSLIARLPQTLDSAKILLGESLLGRQILAALDQGGNAAERLTAALPLAGGILGGLGEAALMIVVGIYLAADPPLYIHGVLRLVPPRRRTRTLQILNAVGEALQKWLLGMTLDMLLLGVMTFIGLWAIGVPLPFALAVLSGVAVFVPYIGPAIAMIPGLLLAFSVRPILALYAAGVYTVVLTIEAYVSQPLLQRWAVSLPAIFNLLAILVFAPLFGIWGAILATPLSVALWVLVQKIYIEDVLDDRKG; encoded by the coding sequence ATGACCGATAGCGATTACGAAGCGCCACATGGCAGCATCCCGCATAAGCCGTCCGCCGATGCGGTATTTGTCCGCCGGGCCCTCCTAGGCGGGCTCGTCGTCGGGCTTTTGCTCGCGCTTTGGCAGGTTTCGCTGGTTCTGATTCTGACCTTTGGCGGCATTGTCGTCGCGGTGGCTTTGCGCAATCTCGCCGGGCCGCTGGGGCGCTGGCTTAAGGTGCCCGACCGGGTGGCGCTGCTCATCACCGTCCTGGATGTGAGCTTTATCGCGCTAGGCTTTTTCTACTTTTTCGGCGCCATGGCGGCGCATCAGTTTTCATCCCTCATCGCCCGCCTGCCGCAGACCCTCGACTCGGCCAAGATATTGCTGGGTGAATCCCTATTGGGGCGGCAAATCCTGGCCGCGCTGGATCAGGGCGGCAACGCGGCGGAGCGGCTGACGGCGGCCCTGCCTCTGGCGGGCGGCATTTTGGGCGGGCTGGGCGAGGCGGCGCTGATGATCGTGGTCGGCATTTACCTCGCCGCCGACCCGCCGCTTTATATCCATGGCGTGCTCCGCTTGGTGCCGCCGCGCCGCCGGACTCGCACCCTGCAAATCCTGAACGCGGTGGGCGAGGCCCTGCAGAAATGGCTCTTGGGCATGACCCTCGACATGCTGCTTTTGGGGGTAATGACCTTCATCGGGCTTTGGGCGATTGGCGTGCCGCTGCCCTTCGCGCTGGCCGTTTTGTCCGGCGTGGCGGTGTTCGTGCCCTATATCGGCCCGGCGATCGCGATGATTCCCGGCCTGCTCCTGGCCTTCAGCGTGCGCCCGATCCTCGCCCTTTACGCAGCAGGGGTCTACACGGTGGTCCTGACCATCGAGGCGTATGTCAGCCAGCCCCTGCTCCAGCGCTGGGCCGTGTCCCTGCCCGCGATCTTTAACCTATTGGCGATCTTGGTCTTTGCGCCGCTTTTCGGGATTTGGGGCGCGATTCTGGCCACCCCGCTCTCCGTCGCACTGTGGGTGCTGGTGCAGAAGATTTACATTGAAGACGTGCTGGACGACCGCAAGGGATAA
- a CDS encoding ribose-phosphate diphosphokinase: MKLLAGNSNRALADAIAQYLQIPLTKAAVRRFADLEIFVEIQENVRGEDMFVLQSTSFPANDNLMEMLIMIDALRRASAKRITAVIPYFGYARQDRKVGPRTPISAKLVANLITQAGASRVLTVDLHAGQIQGFFDIPTDNLYAQPVIVKDIKDALGHGDHLMVVSPDVGGVVRARGLAKRIGADLAIVDKRRERAGESEVMNIIGNPAGRSCILVDDIVDSAGTICNAAEALMKAGAKEVFAYATHGVFSGGAVSRIQNSALKSMVVTDTIAATPEVAKCPNIRRISIAPLIGEAMHRISNEESVSSLFD, encoded by the coding sequence ATGAAGCTGCTTGCCGGTAACTCGAACCGGGCTCTGGCAGACGCCATCGCTCAGTATCTGCAAATTCCGCTGACCAAGGCCGCCGTTCGCCGTTTCGCGGATCTGGAGATCTTCGTGGAGATCCAGGAAAACGTCCGCGGCGAGGACATGTTTGTCCTGCAATCGACCAGCTTTCCGGCAAACGACAATCTGATGGAAATGCTCATCATGATTGACGCGCTCCGCCGGGCCTCCGCCAAGCGCATCACCGCCGTCATCCCCTATTTCGGCTATGCCCGCCAGGACCGCAAAGTCGGACCGCGCACGCCGATTTCCGCCAAGCTCGTCGCCAATCTGATCACCCAGGCCGGTGCCAGCCGCGTGCTCACCGTTGATCTGCACGCAGGGCAAATACAGGGCTTCTTCGACATCCCGACCGACAACCTCTATGCCCAGCCCGTCATTGTGAAGGACATCAAGGACGCGCTTGGCCATGGTGACCACCTGATGGTGGTCTCGCCGGACGTCGGGGGTGTGGTCCGCGCCCGTGGCCTTGCCAAGCGCATTGGGGCTGATCTCGCCATCGTCGATAAGCGCCGCGAGCGCGCGGGCGAATCGGAAGTGATGAACATCATCGGCAACCCGGCCGGACGCTCCTGCATCCTGGTGGACGACATCGTCGATTCCGCCGGCACGATCTGCAACGCCGCCGAGGCGCTGATGAAAGCCGGGGCCAAGGAAGTCTTCGCCTATGCCACGCATGGCGTGTTTTCGGGCGGTGCGGTGTCGCGCATCCAGAATTCGGCGCTGAAATCGATGGTGGTGACCGATACCATCGCGGCCACGCCTGAAGTGGCGAAATGCCCGAATATCCGGCGCATTTCTATCGCCCCGCTGATCGGCGAAGCGATGCACCGCATCAGCAACGAAGAGAGCGTGTCGAGCCTGTTCGACTAA
- the pgeF gene encoding peptidoglycan editing factor PgeF encodes MLKAAGLAAPSIDHGFFGRPGGVSTGLYAGLNCGPGSGDERASVLENRRRAAEALGGGALVTLYQVHSAEAVSVTAPWDIGNAPHADAMATNVPGIILGILTADCAPVLLADSEARVIGAAHAGWKGAIGGVTDSVIAAMEKLGAARARITAAIGPCIAQQSYEVDGAFRERFLASAAGNDTYFIPSHREGHYRFALEDYVAARLAKAGIASVEKLSTDTYAADDLYFSFRRATHRGEADYGRDLSAIHLKP; translated from the coding sequence ATGCTGAAAGCGGCAGGTCTTGCCGCGCCGAGTATTGACCACGGTTTTTTCGGCCGTCCCGGGGGCGTTTCGACAGGGCTTTACGCCGGGCTCAATTGCGGTCCGGGCTCGGGAGATGAGCGCGCTTCTGTGCTGGAGAATCGCCGCCGCGCCGCCGAAGCCTTAGGGGGCGGGGCGCTTGTGACTCTCTATCAGGTCCACAGCGCGGAGGCGGTGAGCGTGACGGCGCCATGGGACATCGGTAATGCGCCGCATGCCGATGCAATGGCGACCAATGTGCCAGGCATCATTCTTGGCATTCTCACCGCCGATTGCGCGCCAGTGCTGCTGGCTGATTCTGAGGCGCGCGTGATTGGCGCCGCACATGCGGGCTGGAAAGGCGCCATTGGCGGCGTGACCGATAGCGTGATCGCCGCCATGGAAAAGCTCGGCGCAGCACGCGCGCGCATCACGGCGGCCATCGGCCCCTGCATCGCGCAACAAAGCTACGAAGTGGATGGCGCGTTCCGGGAGCGTTTCCTGGCCTCCGCCGCCGGAAATGACACCTATTTCATCCCAAGCCATCGCGAGGGCCATTATCGCTTCGCGCTTGAAGATTATGTCGCGGCACGGCTCGCGAAAGCTGGCATCGCCTCGGTCGAAAAACTCTCCACCGATACCTATGCCGCCGATGACCTCTACTTCAGCTTCAGGCGCGCGACTCACCGTGGCGAGGCTGATTACGGGCGCGACCTTTCGGCCATTCACTTAAAACCCTAA
- the ychF gene encoding redox-regulated ATPase YchF has product MGFKCGIVGLPNVGKSTLFNALTQTAAAQAANYPFCTIEPNVGDVAVPDERMEVLAKIAGSAEIIPTRITFVDIAGLVRGASKGEGLGNQFLANIREVDAIVHVLRCFEDGDVTHVENRIDPVADAETVETELMLADLDSLERRIKPLEKKANSGEKEAKEQLALMMKTVTLLREGKPARLVELTPEEKEPFRQLQLLTGKPVLYVCNVEEGSAASGNSLSAKVQEMAKAQGNGSIVISNRIEEEVAQLDAAERMDFLAALGLEEPGLNRLIRAGYDLLGLITFFTVGPKECHAWTVTKGSRGPQAAGVIHTDFEKGYIRAETIAYADYVANKGEAGAREAGKFRLEGKDYVVQDGDVMHFRFNT; this is encoded by the coding sequence ATGGGATTTAAGTGCGGCATCGTCGGTCTGCCCAATGTCGGCAAATCGACCCTCTTCAATGCGCTGACCCAGACCGCGGCGGCGCAGGCAGCGAATTATCCCTTCTGCACCATCGAGCCGAATGTCGGCGATGTGGCGGTGCCCGATGAGCGCATGGAAGTGCTGGCCAAGATCGCCGGTTCCGCCGAGATCATCCCGACCCGCATCACCTTCGTGGACATCGCAGGCCTGGTGCGCGGCGCCTCCAAGGGCGAAGGCCTCGGCAATCAGTTCCTCGCCAATATCCGCGAGGTGGATGCCATCGTGCATGTGCTGCGCTGCTTCGAAGACGGCGACGTCACCCATGTCGAGAACCGCATCGATCCCGTCGCCGATGCGGAGACAGTCGAAACAGAATTGATGCTGGCCGATCTTGACAGCCTGGAGCGCCGCATCAAGCCGCTCGAGAAGAAAGCCAATTCCGGCGAGAAGGAAGCCAAGGAACAGCTCGCGCTGATGATGAAGACGGTGACGCTGCTGCGCGAAGGCAAACCTGCCCGCCTGGTTGAGCTGACCCCGGAGGAGAAAGAACCCTTCCGCCAGCTCCAGCTTCTGACCGGCAAACCGGTCCTCTATGTCTGCAATGTGGAGGAAGGCTCCGCCGCCAGCGGCAACAGCCTCTCCGCCAAGGTGCAGGAGATGGCCAAAGCGCAAGGCAATGGCTCCATCGTCATTTCCAATCGCATCGAAGAAGAAGTCGCGCAGCTTGATGCCGCCGAACGCATGGATTTCCTCGCCGCCCTGGGTCTCGAAGAACCCGGCCTCAATCGTTTGATCCGGGCGGGTTACGATCTTCTCGGCCTCATCACCTTCTTCACGGTGGGCCCGAAGGAATGCCATGCCTGGACGGTGACCAAAGGCTCGCGCGGTCCGCAAGCGGCGGGCGTGATCCACACCGATTTCGAGAAGGGCTATATCCGCGCCGAAACCATCGCCTATGCCGATTACGTGGCAAACAAGGGTGAAGCGGGCGCGCGTGAAGCCGGCAAGTTCCGCCTGGAAGGCAAGGATTACGTCGTCCAGGACGGCGATGTGATGCATTTCCGCTTCAACACCTGA
- a CDS encoding SirB2 family protein, protein MDPVHSAVLHVHLAAVAASGGLFFLRGLGLLLLRQRWPMAASVRYLSYTVDSILLAAAITLTVIIQQYPFANAWLTAKVLLVVVYIVLGSIALKRGKTQTHRLIAFGAALAVFVFIASIAHAKSPFGFFAPLLAG, encoded by the coding sequence ATGGATCCGGTACATTCGGCTGTATTGCATGTGCATCTGGCGGCGGTGGCGGCCTCCGGCGGGCTATTCTTCCTGCGCGGGCTTGGTCTTCTGCTGCTGCGCCAACGCTGGCCCATGGCGGCGTCCGTGCGCTACCTCAGCTATACGGTGGACAGCATCCTTTTGGCCGCCGCGATCACCCTGACCGTGATCATCCAGCAATATCCCTTCGCCAATGCCTGGCTGACGGCCAAGGTCCTGCTGGTCGTGGTCTATATCGTCCTTGGCTCCATCGCCTTGAAGCGCGGCAAGACGCAAACCCATCGCCTCATCGCTTTTGGGGCCGCACTGGCAGTCTTTGTCTTCATCGCCAGTATCGCCCATGCCAAGAGCCCGTTTGGCTTCTTCGCGCCATTGCTGGCGGGGTGA
- the pth gene encoding aminoacyl-tRNA hydrolase: protein MADAPLLIAGLGNPGAQYAKNRHNVGFMALDRIHDAYGFSPWRAKFQGEMSEGKIAGRKTYLIKPQTYMNLSGDSVGAAARFLKLRPSSLVVLHDEIDLAAGKLKAKTGGGDAGHNGLRSITATLGSDYIRVRIGVGHPGGKSAVVGHVLANFSKADEEWLDPILAAISDCTTLLAQNDVIGFMNKVAATLHPQEHTSKPEKN, encoded by the coding sequence ATGGCGGATGCGCCGCTTCTCATCGCCGGGCTCGGCAATCCCGGCGCCCAATATGCCAAGAACCGGCACAATGTCGGCTTCATGGCGCTCGACCGCATCCATGACGCTTATGGCTTTTCCCCCTGGCGCGCCAAATTCCAAGGCGAGATGTCCGAGGGCAAAATCGCAGGCCGCAAAACCTATTTGATCAAGCCCCAGACCTATATGAACCTCTCCGGCGACAGCGTGGGAGCGGCGGCGCGCTTTTTGAAGCTGCGCCCCTCTTCGCTGGTTGTGCTGCATGACGAGATCGATCTTGCTGCGGGTAAGCTGAAAGCCAAAACGGGCGGCGGCGATGCGGGCCATAACGGGCTTCGCTCCATTACCGCAACGCTTGGGTCCGATTACATCCGCGTGCGCATCGGCGTCGGCCATCCGGGTGGTAAATCCGCTGTGGTCGGCCATGTGCTTGCCAATTTCTCCAAAGCCGATGAGGAATGGCTCGATCCCATCCTCGCGGCGATTTCCGATTGCACCACCCTGCTTGCGCAGAACGACGTGATCGGCTTCATGAACAAGGTGGCGGCGACGCTGCATCCTCAAGAACACACCTCTAAGCCGGAAAAGAACTGA
- a CDS encoding 50S ribosomal protein L25/general stress protein Ctc → MREIQELTVEKREGTGKGPSYQTRQKGQIPAIIYGGSSDPEPIALDAHTLTLAYEKGAFLTTLLKLNDGAKVTRVIPRDLQLDPVTDRPVHVDFMRLEEGATIKLEIPLHFKGTEVSPGVKKGGVLNIVRHSLELICPADNIPSAVDIDVSKMDLRDSLHINDIALPEGVVPTTRFRDFTLASIVAPTSVKEDRNAPAADAAAPAAAAPAAGAKAAAPAAGAKAAPAAAKAPAKK, encoded by the coding sequence ATGCGCGAAATTCAGGAACTCACCGTCGAAAAGCGTGAGGGTACGGGCAAGGGCCCCTCTTATCAGACTCGTCAGAAGGGCCAGATCCCGGCCATCATCTATGGCGGCTCCTCCGATCCCGAGCCGATCGCGCTCGACGCCCATACGCTGACGCTCGCTTATGAAAAGGGCGCCTTCCTCACCACGCTTCTGAAGCTGAACGACGGCGCCAAGGTCACCCGCGTGATCCCGCGCGACCTGCAGCTCGATCCGGTCACGGATCGCCCGGTCCATGTCGACTTCATGCGTCTGGAAGAAGGCGCGACCATCAAGCTCGAAATCCCGCTGCACTTTAAGGGCACGGAAGTCTCCCCCGGCGTGAAGAAGGGCGGCGTGCTGAACATCGTGCGCCATTCGCTCGAGCTGATCTGCCCGGCCGACAACATCCCGAGCGCCGTCGATATCGACGTGTCGAAGATGGACCTGCGCGACTCGCTGCACATCAACGACATCGCTCTGCCGGAAGGCGTGGTCCCGACCACCCGTTTCCGCGACTTCACCCTGGCCTCGATTGTGGCCCCGACCTCGGTCAAGGAAGACCGCAATGCCCCGGCTGCCGATGCGGCTGCCCCGGCTGCGGCGGCTCCGGCCGCTGGTGCGAAGGCTGCGGCTCCGGCTGCTGGCGCCAAGGCGGCTCCGGCTGCGGCCAAGGCCCCGGCCAAGAAGTAA
- a CDS encoding tetratricopeptide repeat protein, producing MIWRITAVVLGLTVTVPAVAGVSSAISRPLTAPKLEPRKGGQAFADTCFQPVTIENAEAVIAACSKLETDFGLDKEWHVSVLNARGYAQYVLGHLDKARADYKAALSQDESNPDAMSNLADLYIYLKEYDEAERIFDAFAKNNVEEAAKAAFGDTSGKYGLTLEDLKKLKAGSSEQAFYYGVLYLSFDSPERAREMFDRAIALRPDFAEAIGYRARARLALGDEEAALKELDIALKLRADFAPALFDRAEILQGQNKWADAIRDYDRLLRIDRLAQAYLGRGSCNFELQAYQRAIDDLSKAIDLNPKLSEAYYVRGTAYQQLGQFRQSIRDLDEAIKLDPHASRAYNNRGVAHHALSEGDLALTDYAMAIVANPKNINSHINRGQIFVERKRYTEAMTELNAALAMNPKSVRALRWRAQAYVDSGDPRRGIEDYNAAIALSPGDLSLIHDRATAYAAASDNAHALEDFDRYAKAYPNSLEARFDRGKAQYLLGHYKLAEADLDVALKLSPKSPAALNLRGLISAAEGEHGRGAEFLARAIKLDPKVGYFYANRCRVLAFDPEQTPARFAEARSDCDRAIALEPANPMFFDQRAQLNVRYGNFGAVIADIDKVIELDPDNALAYNLRARAWRSLNQNDKALADFEAAFLRNPKLWQALRDHAVILLELGQYEKSLADLDKLVALRPDLVDSYNERCWLRAVWNRDLQKAQADCDHALSIKSNTAIALDSRGVVYFRQERYRDAIRDFDAALAIVPDLAASRYMRGLAYIRLGETEQGNKDIAAAVKLEPEIASIYAGYGIKPAP from the coding sequence GTGATTTGGCGTATTACGGCGGTGGTGTTGGGCCTCACCGTGACGGTACCGGCGGTCGCCGGGGTGTCCTCGGCGATATCACGGCCTCTCACCGCGCCGAAGCTTGAGCCGCGCAAGGGTGGCCAGGCATTTGCCGACACCTGCTTTCAGCCTGTCACGATCGAGAACGCCGAGGCGGTCATTGCTGCCTGCAGTAAACTCGAAACCGACTTTGGCTTGGACAAAGAGTGGCATGTATCCGTGTTGAACGCGCGCGGTTATGCCCAATATGTCCTTGGGCATTTAGATAAGGCGCGCGCGGATTATAAGGCCGCTCTTTCGCAGGATGAGAGCAACCCCGATGCAATGTCGAATCTCGCCGATCTTTATATCTATCTCAAAGAATATGATGAGGCTGAAAGGATCTTTGACGCGTTCGCCAAGAACAATGTGGAGGAGGCCGCAAAGGCGGCTTTTGGCGATACCAGTGGGAAATATGGCCTCACGCTGGAGGATTTGAAAAAGCTGAAAGCCGGCTCGTCAGAGCAGGCTTTCTATTACGGAGTGCTATATCTCTCCTTCGATAGTCCCGAGCGCGCGCGAGAGATGTTTGATCGGGCAATTGCTTTGCGGCCAGACTTTGCGGAGGCGATTGGCTATCGCGCCCGGGCTCGATTGGCGCTCGGCGACGAAGAGGCGGCCCTTAAAGAGCTCGATATTGCGCTGAAATTGCGCGCAGACTTCGCGCCCGCGCTGTTTGACCGAGCGGAAATCTTGCAGGGTCAGAATAAATGGGCCGATGCGATACGCGATTACGACCGCCTGCTCAGGATCGATCGTCTGGCGCAAGCATATTTGGGTCGCGGCTCCTGTAACTTCGAATTGCAGGCCTATCAGCGTGCCATCGACGATCTCAGTAAGGCCATTGATCTCAATCCCAAGCTATCCGAGGCCTACTACGTCCGCGGTACCGCATATCAGCAGCTCGGGCAGTTCAGGCAATCGATCCGTGATCTGGATGAAGCGATCAAACTCGATCCGCACGCATCTCGTGCCTATAATAATCGAGGCGTTGCCCATCACGCATTGAGTGAAGGTGATCTGGCTCTGACCGATTACGCCATGGCGATTGTGGCCAACCCCAAGAACATCAATTCCCACATTAACCGCGGGCAGATTTTTGTAGAGCGCAAACGCTATACGGAGGCTATGACAGAGCTCAATGCCGCCTTGGCAATGAACCCGAAATCCGTTCGAGCCTTGCGCTGGCGTGCTCAGGCTTATGTCGATTCCGGAGATCCTCGCCGGGGTATTGAGGACTATAACGCCGCCATAGCCCTTTCCCCCGGCGACCTGTCGCTTATCCACGATCGCGCGACGGCCTATGCAGCGGCCTCTGACAACGCGCATGCTTTGGAGGATTTTGATCGCTATGCCAAAGCCTATCCGAATTCGCTGGAAGCACGCTTCGATCGAGGCAAAGCGCAATATCTACTCGGCCATTACAAACTCGCTGAAGCTGATCTCGATGTTGCCCTGAAGCTAAGCCCGAAGAGCCCGGCCGCCCTTAATCTTCGCGGGCTCATATCCGCTGCGGAGGGGGAGCATGGCAGGGGAGCTGAGTTCTTGGCGCGGGCAATCAAGCTTGATCCCAAGGTCGGCTATTTCTACGCCAATCGTTGCAGAGTCCTTGCTTTTGATCCCGAACAGACGCCGGCGCGTTTCGCAGAAGCGCGCAGTGATTGCGACCGTGCGATTGCCTTGGAGCCGGCAAACCCCATGTTTTTCGACCAGCGCGCCCAGCTAAATGTTCGCTATGGCAATTTCGGTGCGGTGATTGCCGATATTGATAAGGTGATTGAATTAGATCCTGACAACGCCCTGGCCTATAACCTTCGGGCGAGGGCTTGGCGAAGTCTGAACCAGAACGATAAGGCGCTTGCCGATTTTGAAGCCGCATTTTTGCGCAATCCAAAGTTGTGGCAAGCCTTGCGAGACCACGCCGTGATCCTCTTGGAACTCGGCCAATACGAAAAATCCCTCGCCGATTTGGATAAGCTCGTCGCTTTGCGGCCAGACCTCGTCGATTCTTACAATGAGCGCTGCTGGCTTCGGGCGGTATGGAATCGCGACCTGCAAAAGGCCCAGGCAGACTGTGATCACGCGCTATCGATCAAATCGAACACGGCAATAGCCCTGGATTCGCGCGGTGTGGTCTATTTCCGCCAGGAGCGCTATCGCGATGCAATCAGGGACTTCGATGCAGCGCTAGCAATCGTGCCTGATCTCGCGGCATCGCGATATATGCGTGGACTTGCATATATCCGCCTAGGCGAGACCGAGCAGGGCAATAAAGATATAGCCGCGGCCGTGAAGCTGGAGCCGGAGATTGCGTCCATCTACGCCGGATACGGCATCAAGCCTGCGCCTTAG
- a CDS encoding dienelactone hydrolase family protein, producing MCKGQMIEIEAGDGARIGAYHVTPFGVRRGGLVLIQEIFGITEHIKDIADDFCAEGYEVLAPALFDREEPGFIASADEMAKGSELSKRHPFNLSVEDAKTCAHMLKPNGLVFSVGYCYGGSVAYALSCRSHDLSAVSSYYGKFAPDLAEEKPNCPVICHFGKRDTSIPLERVEHLRMLRPEIEIHLYDAGHGFNSPRPANHEPEAARIARDRTLDFFRAHGA from the coding sequence ATGTGCAAAGGCCAGATGATTGAGATTGAGGCGGGGGATGGCGCGCGCATTGGCGCCTATCATGTCACACCCTTTGGGGTGCGCCGCGGCGGACTGGTGCTGATCCAGGAAATCTTCGGCATTACCGAGCATATCAAAGACATTGCCGATGATTTCTGCGCTGAAGGTTATGAGGTTCTAGCGCCCGCGCTTTTCGACCGAGAGGAACCGGGCTTCATCGCCAGCGCCGATGAAATGGCCAAAGGGTCGGAGCTTTCCAAGCGCCATCCTTTCAATCTTTCCGTGGAAGATGCCAAGACCTGCGCCCATATGCTGAAACCCAATGGCCTCGTTTTTTCGGTGGGCTATTGCTATGGCGGCTCGGTGGCCTATGCGCTTTCCTGCCGCTCACATGATCTTTCTGCCGTCTCAAGTTACTACGGCAAATTCGCGCCTGACCTTGCAGAGGAAAAGCCCAACTGCCCGGTGATCTGTCATTTTGGCAAGCGCGACACCTCCATTCCGCTAGAACGCGTGGAGCATTTGCGAATGCTTCGGCCTGAAATCGAAATCCATCTTTACGATGCGGGTCATGGGTTCAATTCGCCCCGCCCGGCCAATCACGAGCCCGAAGCCGCGCGCATTGCCCGCGACCGCACCCTGGATTTCTTCCGCGCCCATGGGGCGTGA